The DNA segment CGTTCAGGCGCAAGAGGCCGTGATCAACGAATACGCAGGTGAGTTGGTCGCCGATGGCGCGGTGGATCAACGCGGCGGCTACGGAAGAATCCACGCCGCCGGACAAGCCGAGAATCACTTCGTCGCTGCCGACTTGCTCGCGGATTTTGGCCACGGCTTCGTCGATGTAGTTGGGCATCGTCCAGCTAGGTTGTGCGCGGCAGATGTCGAGCACGAAGCGGTTGAGCAAGGCACGGCCTTGTTTGGTGTGGGTTACTTCGGGATGGAATTGGATGCCGTAGAATTGTTTTTCGGCGTGCTCCATCATAGCAACGGGGCAGCTCGGTGTATCGCCGATGATGCAGAAGCCTTCGGGCAGCTTGGATACTTTGTCGCCGTGGCTCATCCATACGTCGAGTGTGTTAGGCTGGCCGTCTGAAAGGCCGCGGGTCAGTTCGCTGTCGATGGTTTTCACTTGGGCGTAACCGAATTCGCGTTGGTCGCCGGGCGACACTTCTCCGCCGAGATGGTGCGCCATAAACTGCATGCCGTAGCAGATGCCGAGCACGGGAATGCCTAAATCGAACAAACTGGTATCGGCCTGATAATCGGAGTTGTAAACGGAATTGGGGCCGCCTGAAAGAATAATGCCTTTGGGATTGAAGGCTTTAATGTCTTCCAAAGGCATGTCGTAGGAATGCAGTTCGCAGTAAACGTGGGCTTCGCGCACGCGGCGGGCGATGAGCTGGGTAACTTGGGAGCCGAAATCGAGTATGAGGATTTTGTCTTGGTTCATGGCAATTTCTTCGGATAGGGTTTTGCGGTGCAAACTATAACAAGCAGGCCGTCTGAAAAAGGCGTTATTGTACCATTTTTTCAGACGGCCTGACGGGTGTTTTGCAGTAAGCGGGCAGGCTTAACGCTCGGGCAATTTGGGGTGCTTGTAAGGTACGATACTGCTGCGGGAAAGCAGAAGCAGGCAGCCGAGAACCATCATGCCCAGAGCAATCAGCGGCGAGTAGCCGAGCAGGTATTGGCTTTTCAGATACACTGCGGCACCGATATAGACCAACAGCGGCCCGGATACGACGGATTGTTTGTTTATGCCGTCTATCAGCAAAACGGCAATACCGCCTATGCACAAACCGGCGGCAATCAAGGTGGCGGTCGGCGGCAGGATGCCGGTGGTTTTGAGAAACCAAACCGCGCCCGCAATAATCAGAAACAAAGGCAAAGCAAGTGACGAATGGCGCATGTTTACGCTCCGAATGTGTTCAGACGGCCTGCATTATTGTTCCGTGCAGGCCGTCTGAAAAGGGGCTGGCAGAAATTATTGCGCTTTTTTACCCAGCAAGCGCGCAACAATCCCATCGGTCTGTTTTTGCAAATCGGGCGAACGCAGGTATGCCTGCTCGCTGTTGACGTTGTAGCCGAGCGAAGCAACGCTGTAATCGGGCGTGCGCAGAATCATGGTAATTTTCTTAATGGTTTGCGGGCTGCCGGCAGAAATATAGCGCAGGTTGTAACGGCATTCCGGCTGGTAAAGACGCTGGCGGTTATTGGCCATATCCACAATTTCCGATGCAATGCCCTGTTTTTGCAACGAACGGGCAATCACTTTTTCCAAGCCGTAAGGCGTGCGTTTGGCATTCGGAATAATGCAGATGCGTTTGATGTTCTTCAATTCGTCCGCCCGATTTTCGGCAACGCTGACTTTGGTCGTACCGCACGCGCTCAACGCCAAAGCCACCAGAGTGAAAGATAAAGTTTTGTGTTTCATCGTATTTCCTTTGCAATGTAAATCAAGTGTTCAAAAATTCTCGGCTCAGGCTTGAAACCTGAGCATGTGCAAACGGCCCTTAGCCTGCGTGTTTCATCAAGCGTTGTTTCTCGCGTTTCCAATCAGCTTCTTTCATGCTTTGGCGTTTGTCATGCTGTTTTTTACCTTTTGCCAAGCCGATGTCCATTTTGATTTTACCGCGGTGGTAATGCATGTTTAACGGCACAATGGTATAACCAGCGCGCTCGGTTTTGCCGATTAATTTGTTGATTTCGGATTGTTTCAGCAACAGTTTGCGCTGGCGCACAGGATCGGGTTTAACATGGGTAGAAGCCGTGGGCAGCGCGGTGATATGGCAACCCACCAGATAAAAAGCATCTTTTTTCCAATGGATATAGCTTTCTTTCAACTGCACCCGTCCGGCACGGATAGCCTTCACTTCCCAGCCTTCCAGCACCAAGCCCGCTTCGATTTGGTCTTCGATAAAATAGTCGTGAAACGCTTTTTTATTGTTGGCGATACTCATAATGATGTTTCAATGAATGATTTTCAGACGGCCTATTCTAGCAGAAGGCCGTCTGAAAAAAGAAATGGTTATGTATTTGGCGCAAATTCAGGGTAGCTCAAAAAACCCGAACACACGAAAACCGCTCTACGGTTCGGCCTTCATGCACCACCGTTTGGGCAAACATTTCGGCAGAACGCACCCATAAGCCGTAATCACCGTAGAGCGCGCGGTACACCACCAACTCTTCTTCCGTTTCGGAATGCCGCGCCAAACCGACCACTTCATAAAGATTGCCTTTATAGTGGCGGTAAATGCCCGGCCGGATACGCATACTCATGATTGCCCGCCCGATTCGATATACTGTTGGTAATAACGCCCTATTTCGAGCATAGCCGCCCGATGCTGCGGCCTGAGATCGGTTTTCCAATCGGCAAGACGTATCAGAACCGCATCTTCCTCTTCCGCCAACGCACATGCCGGCGATTGATGGCTGCGCAGATAAGCAATTAACTCATCGATTTGCCGCAAAGCAGTTTGATATTCTTCGTAGGCGTTCGGCATAACAGGGGCCCGTATTGCAAAGATAAAATTAAAATAAAAAAAGAAATGGCAGGTTTTGCAACCCGCCATTAAGATAGTGATCAGTTACCGGGTTTTCCGGCAATATCTGAATTAAGCAGCCTGAATATTAGCAGCTTGTTTGCCTTTAGGGCCGGTGGTAACGTCGAAAGAAACGCGTTGGCCTTCTTTCAAGGTTTTGAAACCTTCCATGTTGATCGCAGAGAAATGAGCGAACAGATCTTCGCCGCCTTCATCCGGAGTGATGAAACCAAAACCTTTAGCGTCGTTAAACCATTTAACAATACCGGTTGCCATTGAACTTCCTATACTAAAAAAATTAACAAAAAACAGCAAATTCAGGCAACGCTGAAAACCTAAAAGTTTCGAGTTTCTCCCAAACTATTATGCTTTATATTGGATGCCAAGCTCTGCCTAAGAAGGCTTTTTACCTATGTTAAGGTGTGTAGTCAAGTAGTGTTTGGGAAAAAAGTCAAAATTTATTAAAATAAAGCAAAAAACAACATAAACCGCCTCCAAAAAATTCTTTAAAGATTTAATATGACCAACTACGACACCCGGCACAATACAGACACGGAAACACTGAACCGCAGCCGCATATCGCCACCCAAACGCTACGGCGTGTATCTTCTCAACGACGATTACACGACTATGGATTTTGTTGTTAAAGTATTAACAGAAATATTTATGATGTCCGAAGAACGGGCAGTGGCCGTGATGCTGCTGGTTCACCACGAAGGCAAAGGATTGTGCGGCGTTTACCCGCGCGATATCGCCGAAACAAAACAACAGCAGGTCATGCGGCTGGCACGCGAAGAAGGCCACCCGCTGCAATGTACCGTTGAGGAGGTTTAAATGATTTCAGCCGAGCTTGAACAGATTTTACAAACAATCTACACCGATGCACGCAGGCAAAAATATGAATTTATCAGCCTTGAGCATCTTTTGCTAGCATTGATAGAGCAAAACGACGAAGTGCACGACGTATTGAGCAAATGCGGCGCCGACTGCGGCGTGCTTTCGGAACAGCTGATCAGCAGCATGGTCGATAACACGCCCGTGCTGCCCGAGCACTTGTTCGACAAAACCGAAACCCAGCCTACCTTGGGCTTCCAACGCGTGTTGCAGCGGGCGATGGTTCATGCCCAATCGGCCGGAAAACAAAGCGTGAAACCTTTAGACGTTTTAGTGGCGCTGATGAGCGAAACCGACAGCCATGCAGTGTATTTTTTACAATTGCAGTCTGTTACCCGCTACGACATTCTGCGCTGTTTGGCGCACGGCGTGCCGTCTGAAGGAGCATCCGACAGCGAGCAGCAAGACGACGAAAGCAATGCGGCCGAGCGTGAAAGCAGCGACGCATTGGCATCCTACACCGTCAACCTGAATGCGGAAGTGCTGGCCGGACGCATAGACCCGCTCATCGGCCGCCGCGCCGAAATGGAAAGACTGATACAGATTTTATGCCGCCGCCGGAAAAACAACCCCATTTTGGTCGGTGAGGCAGGCGTGGGCAAAACCGCGCTGGCCGAAGGCTTGGCGCATCTGATCGTCAAAGGCAGCGTACCCGAAACATTGCACAATGCCGTAGTGTTTTCGCTGGATATGGGCGCATTACTCGCCGGCACCAAATACCGCGGCGATTTCGAAGCCCGGATAAAGGCCGTCTTAAAACAACTGGCCAAGATACCCGGAGCCATTCTGTTTGTAGACGAAATC comes from the Neisseria dumasiana genome and includes:
- the smpB gene encoding SsrA-binding protein SmpB — protein: MSIANNKKAFHDYFIEDQIEAGLVLEGWEVKAIRAGRVQLKESYIHWKKDAFYLVGCHITALPTASTHVKPDPVRQRKLLLKQSEINKLIGKTERAGYTIVPLNMHYHRGKIKMDIGLAKGKKQHDKRQSMKEADWKREKQRLMKHAG
- a CDS encoding DUF1653 domain-containing protein gives rise to the protein MSMRIRPGIYRHYKGNLYEVVGLARHSETEEELVVYRALYGDYGLWVRSAEMFAQTVVHEGRTVERFSCVRVF
- a CDS encoding cold-shock protein, which encodes MATGIVKWFNDAKGFGFITPDEGGEDLFAHFSAINMEGFKTLKEGQRVSFDVTTGPKGKQAANIQAA
- the clpS gene encoding ATP-dependent Clp protease adapter ClpS, translating into MTNYDTRHNTDTETLNRSRISPPKRYGVYLLNDDYTTMDFVVKVLTEIFMMSEERAVAVMLLVHHEGKGLCGVYPRDIAETKQQQVMRLAREEGHPLQCTVEEV